From Pseudonocardia autotrophica, one genomic window encodes:
- a CDS encoding endonuclease/exonuclease/phosphatase family protein, with the protein MSAPPRPDAETQPIRRERPRRRAGAFSWAFALLLASGAALAVLPDLVGLDTRSPFAQVIAFRPLMVAALVVLVAVGAVISVFARRFWPVPVALAVVAAVGVALVVPRTVPATTAPSAGGPTLKVLAANVYEGRADADSLAALIDAEDPDVVSIPESGANYESELAPLLEPMGYRTAASVGPWERDVTGNTVVWAERLGDVRTRIGEDTRFPYVEITGGGLGELRFVAFHSVAPVPRSVSTWRSDLSEVQKWCSSGAPAIIAGDFNATLDHSVFRDTIAGCGDAAAQTGNGLAGTWPTWAPQWLGPQIDHVLATAPITAESFETRLVPGSDHRAIVATLRLPAS; encoded by the coding sequence GTGAGCGCGCCGCCCCGTCCCGACGCCGAGACCCAGCCGATCCGCCGTGAGCGACCCCGCCGCCGGGCCGGCGCATTCAGCTGGGCGTTCGCGCTGCTGCTCGCCTCCGGGGCGGCCCTCGCGGTGCTGCCCGACCTGGTCGGCCTGGACACCCGGTCGCCGTTCGCACAGGTCATCGCGTTCCGGCCGCTGATGGTGGCCGCGCTGGTGGTGCTCGTGGCGGTGGGCGCGGTGATCTCCGTGTTCGCGCGCCGGTTCTGGCCGGTGCCGGTGGCGCTCGCGGTGGTCGCGGCGGTCGGGGTAGCGCTCGTGGTGCCGCGCACCGTCCCGGCCACGACGGCTCCGTCCGCGGGCGGGCCGACGCTGAAGGTGCTCGCGGCCAACGTGTACGAGGGCCGTGCCGATGCCGACTCGCTCGCCGCACTGATCGACGCCGAGGATCCCGACGTCGTCTCGATCCCCGAGTCGGGCGCGAACTACGAGTCCGAGCTCGCACCGCTGCTGGAACCGATGGGTTACCGGACCGCCGCCAGCGTCGGCCCGTGGGAGCGCGACGTCACCGGCAACACCGTCGTCTGGGCCGAACGCCTCGGTGACGTGCGGACCCGGATCGGCGAGGACACCCGGTTCCCGTACGTCGAGATCACCGGCGGCGGGCTCGGCGAGCTGCGCTTCGTGGCGTTCCACTCGGTGGCGCCGGTCCCGCGCTCGGTCTCGACCTGGCGCTCCGACCTCTCCGAGGTGCAGAAATGGTGCTCCAGCGGAGCGCCCGCGATCATCGCAGGCGACTTCAACGCCACCCTCGACCACTCGGTCTTCCGGGACACGATCGCCGGATGCGGTGACGCGGCGGCGCAGACCGGCAACGGGCTCGCCGGAACCTGGCCGACCTGGGCCCCGCAGTGGCTGGGCCCGCAGATCGACCATGTCCTCGCGACCGCACCGATCACCGCGGAGTCCTTCGAGACGCGTCTCGTGCCGGGCTCCGACCACCGCGCGATCGTCGCGACGCTGCGGCTGCCGGCGTCCTGA
- a CDS encoding MFS transporter yields the protein MPDALHPTAAPRAGIGAFADVLRRPGVGAVTAIGMAARIPATAVGVTLTLHTVMTLGHGFAAAGLVAAAVPTGMAIGGPLLGSVIDRYGLRPVLLLTMTAGVAFWSVAPLLGYAGLLLTAFVAGVLTLPVFSLVRQVIAAIVPAGHRRPAFALDSMSVEISYMTGPAIGSLLTLWLGSAVTMRVIGAGFVLAGLALWWRDPPVRSDGRSPGAERRPPVRSWLTRPLLGALLTVTAAVLAIMGTEFAFIAALTEADQVWAIAIVNAVWCLASLVGGFVYGAARRTLPLPLLLAVLGVATLPAALAWSWWSLLFLLIPAGLVTAPTLAAGSDAIGGLAPDRVRGLVTGLQGSATTIGIAIAGPLAGFLVDVASPAVAIVVCGSVATVLAGIAAVLMREGRAAPDGRPGVAQAGA from the coding sequence GTGCCCGACGCCCTCCACCCCACCGCTGCACCCCGCGCCGGGATCGGCGCCTTCGCCGACGTCCTGCGCCGCCCGGGGGTCGGCGCGGTCACCGCGATCGGCATGGCCGCGCGGATCCCGGCGACCGCCGTCGGCGTCACGCTGACCCTGCACACGGTGATGACCCTCGGCCACGGCTTCGCCGCCGCCGGGCTGGTGGCGGCGGCGGTGCCGACCGGGATGGCGATCGGCGGCCCGCTGCTCGGCTCGGTGATCGACCGCTACGGGCTGCGCCCGGTGCTGCTGCTGACGATGACGGCCGGAGTGGCGTTCTGGTCGGTCGCCCCGCTGCTCGGCTACGCCGGGCTGCTGCTCACCGCGTTCGTCGCCGGGGTGCTGACGCTGCCGGTGTTCTCGCTGGTGCGCCAGGTGATCGCGGCGATCGTCCCGGCCGGGCACCGCCGGCCGGCGTTCGCGCTGGACTCGATGTCGGTCGAGATCTCCTACATGACGGGCCCGGCGATCGGGTCCCTGCTGACGCTCTGGCTGGGCAGCGCGGTCACGATGCGGGTGATCGGCGCCGGGTTCGTGCTCGCCGGGCTGGCGCTGTGGTGGCGCGACCCTCCGGTCCGGTCGGACGGCCGCTCCCCCGGCGCAGAACGACGGCCACCGGTGCGGAGCTGGCTGACCCGGCCGCTGCTCGGCGCGCTGCTCACCGTGACCGCGGCCGTGCTCGCCATCATGGGAACCGAGTTCGCCTTCATCGCGGCGCTGACCGAGGCGGACCAGGTGTGGGCGATCGCGATCGTCAACGCCGTGTGGTGCCTGGCGTCGCTGGTCGGCGGTTTCGTCTACGGCGCCGCCCGGCGCACGCTGCCGCTGCCGCTGCTGCTGGCCGTGCTGGGGGTGGCGACGCTGCCGGCGGCGCTGGCCTGGTCGTGGTGGAGCCTGCTGTTCCTGCTCATCCCCGCCGGACTGGTGACCGCGCCGACCCTGGCCGCGGGAAGCGACGCGATCGGCGGGCTCGCCCCGGACCGGGTCCGCGGTCTGGTCACCGGCCTGCAGGGCTCGGCGACGACGATCGGGATCGCCATCGCGGGCCCGCTCGCGGGTTTCCTGGTCGACGTGGCCTCCCCCGCGGTCGCGATCGTCGTGTGCGGGTCGGTCGCGACCGTGCTCGCCGGCATCGCGGCGGTGCTGATGCGCGAGGGACGAGCGGCTCCCGACGGACGGCCGGGGGTCGCGCAAGCCGGTGCCTGA
- a CDS encoding catalase — translation MTSSQPKPTTTDSGSPVASDEHSLTVGPDGPLLLNDHYLIEQMANFNRERIPERQPHAKGGGAFLRFETTEDVSAYTRAGFLQPGAETRGVIRFSTVAGERGSPDTWRDPRGFSLKLWTDDGVWDMVGNNTPVFFVRDPMKFQHFIRSQKRRVANNLRDHDMQWDFWTLSPESAHQVTWLMGDRGIPRSWRHMNGYSSHTYSWINAAGELFWVKYHFKTDQGVECLTQDEADHLAGADADYHQRDLYDQIEAGNHPSWTLHVQVMPFADAKTYRFNPFDLTKVWPHEDYPLIKVGTLTLDRNVEDYHAEMEQAAFEPNNLVPGTGLSPDRMLLARGFSYADAHRARLGVNYKQIPVNAPRSEVNNYAKDGAMRITNSRDPIYAPNSYGGPEADPKRVAEALWHADGDMIRTANVLHEQDDDWGQAGTMVREVFDDAARERFVNNVAGHLSDGVSEPILQRAFEYWRNVDKDIGDRIEQAVRAS, via the coding sequence GTGACCAGCTCGCAGCCCAAGCCGACCACCACCGACTCCGGGAGCCCGGTCGCCAGTGACGAGCACTCGCTGACCGTCGGCCCGGACGGACCGCTTCTGCTCAACGACCACTACCTGATCGAGCAGATGGCGAACTTCAACCGGGAGCGGATCCCGGAGCGCCAGCCGCACGCCAAGGGTGGTGGCGCGTTCCTGAGGTTCGAGACCACCGAGGACGTCAGCGCCTACACCCGGGCGGGCTTCCTGCAGCCCGGGGCCGAGACCCGCGGGGTCATCCGTTTCTCGACCGTGGCAGGCGAGCGGGGCAGCCCCGACACCTGGCGTGATCCGCGCGGGTTCTCGCTGAAGCTGTGGACCGACGATGGCGTCTGGGACATGGTCGGCAACAACACGCCGGTGTTCTTCGTCCGCGACCCGATGAAGTTCCAGCACTTCATCCGCAGCCAGAAGCGCCGGGTCGCGAACAACCTGCGCGACCACGACATGCAGTGGGACTTCTGGACGCTCTCCCCGGAGTCGGCGCACCAGGTCACCTGGCTGATGGGCGACCGGGGGATCCCGAGGTCCTGGCGGCACATGAACGGCTACTCCAGCCACACCTACAGCTGGATCAACGCCGCGGGAGAGCTGTTCTGGGTCAAGTACCACTTCAAGACCGACCAGGGCGTCGAGTGCCTCACGCAGGACGAGGCCGATCACCTGGCCGGCGCCGACGCGGACTACCACCAGCGCGACCTCTACGACCAGATCGAGGCCGGGAACCACCCGTCCTGGACGCTGCACGTGCAGGTCATGCCGTTCGCCGACGCGAAGACCTACCGGTTCAACCCGTTCGACCTGACCAAGGTGTGGCCGCACGAGGACTACCCGCTGATCAAGGTCGGGACGCTGACCCTGGACCGGAACGTCGAGGACTACCACGCGGAGATGGAGCAGGCCGCGTTCGAGCCGAACAACCTGGTGCCGGGGACCGGCCTGTCCCCGGACCGGATGCTGCTGGCCCGTGGCTTCTCCTACGCCGACGCGCACCGTGCCCGGCTCGGGGTGAACTACAAGCAGATCCCGGTCAACGCGCCGCGCTCCGAGGTCAACAACTACGCCAAGGACGGCGCGATGCGGATCACGAACTCCCGTGACCCGATCTACGCACCGAACTCCTACGGCGGGCCGGAGGCCGACCCGAAGCGGGTCGCGGAGGCGCTCTGGCACGCCGACGGCGACATGATCCGGACCGCGAACGTCCTGCACGAGCAGGACGACGACTGGGGCCAGGCCGGGACCATGGTCCGCGAGGTGTTCGACGACGCCGCCCGCGAGCGGTTCGTGAACAACGTGGCGGGGCACCTGTCCGATGGCGTCTCCGAGCCGATCCTGCAGCGCGCGTTCGAGTACTGGCGCAACGTCGACAAGGACATCGGCGACCGGATCGAGCAGGCGGTTCGGGCCTCCTAG
- the arsC gene encoding arsenate reductase (glutaredoxin) (This arsenate reductase requires both glutathione and glutaredoxin to convert arsenate to arsenite, after which the efflux transporter formed by ArsA and ArsB can extrude the arsenite from the cell, providing resistance.) produces MEIWHNPRCSKSRATLALLQEHGVEPTVRRYLDDPPTRAELERALVELGTEDPLALTRTGEPAFREQGLKGADRETLLDALAAQPKLIERPLVRSGDRAVLGRPPENVLALLDARQ; encoded by the coding sequence GTGGAGATCTGGCACAACCCGCGCTGCTCGAAGAGCCGCGCCACCCTCGCCCTGCTCCAGGAGCACGGCGTCGAGCCGACCGTGCGCCGCTACCTGGACGACCCGCCGACCCGGGCCGAACTGGAGCGGGCGCTGGTCGAGCTGGGCACCGAGGACCCGCTGGCGCTCACCCGCACCGGTGAGCCCGCGTTCCGCGAGCAGGGCCTCAAGGGCGCCGACCGGGAGACCCTGCTCGACGCGCTGGCGGCGCAGCCGAAGCTGATCGAGCGTCCGCTGGTGCGCTCCGGTGACCGGGCCGTGCTCGGCCGGCCACCGGAGAACGTGCTGGCCCTGCTCGACGCCCGGCAATGA
- a CDS encoding prolyl oligopeptidase family serine peptidase produces the protein MTSHPVAPVPAKLFDDEREQRWRSRFTAVRMSRPSWAEDAPDRTVYVSNATGTFEIHAWDRTTGEHRQVTDRRNGTTSAVLPPDGSQVWWFADTDGDEFGHWVAQPWAAGPGAPTEPAVPGAGDGYPAGLQIGRRRTAIGVSTDDGTTLLVHERGSADEARVVYQHSEDAAVGSLSEDETLLAISHSEHGDSRHPSLRVLDLDTGETVAELHDGPGRGLDALEFSPVAGDQRLLVGHERRGRDELLIWNPATGEVTEILLDLPGELVGGFYPDASALLVAHTHAARTRLFRYDLAGGELTELPTAPGCVGSADIRQDGTVEYSSSSAAVPSQIRALHPDGTDDVLLAPPGERPPGSLPVRDVWADGPGGPVHALVTVATGAASATGDASATDTASATDTTATTAATATAATAATAGGTAAAPAPAVFVLHGGPHAADEDRFDASRATWVEAGFTVVEVNYRGSTGYGSAWRDAIEGRPGLTELADVAAVQDTLVADGTVDPARCAVDGWSWGGYLALLAAGTQPQRWAAAVAGVPVADYVAAYADEMEQLRAFDRALFGGSPDELPDLYRETSPLTYVDAVRVPVLVLAGENDPRCPIRQIDNYLDALAARADHGEPVRYEVSRFDAGHGSLVVSDQLDLIATEVDFVRRALG, from the coding sequence GTGACCTCCCACCCCGTCGCTCCGGTCCCCGCGAAGCTCTTCGACGACGAGCGCGAGCAGCGCTGGCGTTCCCGGTTCACGGCCGTCCGGATGTCCCGGCCGTCATGGGCGGAGGACGCACCGGACCGCACCGTCTACGTGTCCAACGCGACCGGCACGTTCGAGATCCACGCCTGGGACCGCACCACCGGCGAGCACCGGCAGGTGACCGACCGGCGCAACGGCACCACCTCGGCCGTGCTGCCCCCGGACGGATCGCAGGTGTGGTGGTTCGCCGACACCGACGGCGACGAGTTCGGCCACTGGGTCGCGCAGCCGTGGGCGGCCGGGCCGGGAGCACCGACCGAGCCCGCCGTGCCGGGGGCCGGCGACGGCTACCCGGCCGGGCTGCAGATCGGCCGGCGCCGGACTGCGATCGGCGTCTCCACCGACGACGGCACCACGCTGCTCGTGCACGAGCGCGGCTCGGCCGACGAGGCCCGCGTCGTCTACCAGCACTCCGAGGACGCCGCGGTCGGTTCCCTGTCCGAGGACGAGACGCTACTGGCGATCTCGCACTCCGAGCACGGCGACTCCCGGCACCCGTCGCTGCGGGTGCTCGATCTCGACACCGGGGAGACCGTCGCCGAGCTGCACGACGGCCCGGGCCGCGGCCTGGACGCGCTGGAGTTCTCCCCGGTCGCCGGGGACCAGCGGCTGCTCGTCGGGCACGAGCGCCGCGGCCGCGACGAGCTGCTGATCTGGAACCCGGCGACCGGCGAGGTCACCGAGATCCTGCTCGACCTGCCGGGTGAGCTCGTCGGCGGCTTCTACCCGGACGCCTCGGCGCTGCTGGTCGCGCACACGCACGCGGCCCGCACCCGCCTGTTCCGCTACGACCTGGCCGGTGGCGAGCTGACCGAGCTGCCCACCGCGCCGGGCTGCGTCGGTTCCGCCGACATCCGGCAGGACGGCACCGTCGAGTACTCCTCGTCGTCGGCGGCGGTCCCGTCGCAGATCCGGGCACTGCACCCGGACGGCACCGACGACGTGCTCCTCGCCCCGCCGGGCGAGCGTCCGCCGGGCTCGCTGCCGGTTCGCGACGTGTGGGCCGACGGGCCGGGCGGGCCGGTGCACGCGCTGGTCACGGTCGCCACGGGCGCTGCGTCAGCCACGGGCGATGCGTCAGCCACGGACACAGCGTCAGCCACGGACACGACGGCGACCACCGCGGCTACAGCGACTGCGGCAACTGCCGCGACTGCGGGCGGTACCGCAGCTGCGCCGGCGCCCGCGGTGTTCGTGCTGCACGGCGGCCCGCACGCCGCCGACGAGGACCGGTTCGACGCGAGCCGGGCGACCTGGGTGGAGGCCGGCTTCACCGTCGTCGAGGTCAACTACCGCGGCTCCACCGGCTACGGATCCGCCTGGCGGGACGCGATCGAGGGCAGGCCGGGCCTGACCGAGCTCGCCGACGTCGCCGCGGTGCAGGACACGCTGGTCGCCGACGGCACCGTCGATCCGGCCCGGTGCGCCGTCGACGGCTGGTCCTGGGGCGGATACCTGGCGCTGCTGGCCGCGGGCACCCAGCCGCAGCGGTGGGCGGCGGCCGTCGCCGGGGTGCCGGTGGCGGACTACGTCGCCGCCTACGCCGACGAGATGGAACAGCTGCGCGCGTTCGACCGGGCGCTGTTCGGCGGCTCCCCGGACGAGCTGCCCGATCTCTACCGGGAGACGTCCCCGCTGACCTACGTCGACGCGGTACGGGTGCCGGTGCTGGTGCTCGCCGGGGAGAACGACCCGCGCTGCCCGATCCGGCAGATCGACAACTACCTCGACGCGCTGGCCGCCCGGGCCGACCACGGGGAGCCGGTCCGGTACGAGGTCAGCCGGTTCGACGCCGGGCACGGCTCGCTGGTCGTCTCCGACCAGCTCGACCTGATCGCGACCGAGGTCGACTTCGTCCGGCGCGCGCTGGGGTGA
- a CDS encoding TetR/AcrR family transcriptional regulator, with protein MGHREELLDGAAQCLYEKGFGRTTARDVVAASGTNLASIGYHFGSKDALLVEALLRATAAWGEELDRALAEPGTEPSHPEQRVENTWSRVVGLFSTQRRLWSTHVEALAQAERLPELRAKLAEAQREVREGLALTFHTVSEEDAAAADRRVHVLGAVYQALLTGVMVQWLLDPDTAPTGVDIAEGLRAIAERADELV; from the coding sequence ATGGGACACCGCGAGGAGCTGCTGGACGGGGCCGCGCAGTGCCTCTACGAGAAGGGCTTCGGACGCACGACCGCGCGTGACGTCGTCGCGGCCTCGGGCACGAACCTCGCCTCGATCGGCTACCACTTCGGGTCCAAGGACGCACTGCTCGTCGAGGCGCTGCTGCGCGCCACCGCCGCCTGGGGCGAGGAGCTGGACCGGGCGCTGGCCGAGCCGGGGACCGAGCCGAGCCATCCCGAGCAGCGGGTCGAGAACACCTGGAGCAGGGTCGTCGGGCTGTTCAGCACCCAGCGGCGGCTGTGGTCCACCCACGTCGAGGCGCTCGCCCAGGCGGAGCGGCTGCCGGAGTTGCGGGCGAAGCTGGCCGAGGCGCAGCGTGAGGTGCGCGAGGGCCTGGCGCTGACCTTCCACACGGTGTCCGAGGAGGACGCGGCCGCCGCCGACCGCCGGGTGCACGTGCTCGGCGCGGTGTATCAGGCGCTGCTCACCGGCGTGATGGTGCAGTGGCTGCTCGACCCGGACACCGCCCCGACCGGGGTGGACATCGCGGAGGGCCTGCGCGCGATCGCCGAACGCGCCGACGAGCTGGTCTGA
- a CDS encoding DUF1707 SHOCT-like domain-containing protein, protein MNEPVHPEQVRISDAERHAVAERLRTAHDDGFIDLSEFDERIAEVWRMRTRGELGRVTRDLPPPQRRRNDGLVFADSAGGVAMKVLAVIWLCLTAVAVSGWGIVALTAGVEYPWFLWVSAPPGAVLLTLWLTGIGRPRRGNR, encoded by the coding sequence GTGAACGAGCCGGTGCATCCCGAGCAGGTCCGGATCTCCGACGCCGAGCGGCACGCCGTCGCCGAACGGCTGCGCACCGCGCACGACGACGGCTTCATCGACCTCTCCGAGTTCGACGAGCGGATCGCCGAGGTCTGGCGGATGCGGACCCGCGGCGAGCTGGGCCGGGTCACCCGCGATCTGCCCCCGCCGCAGCGGCGGCGCAACGACGGACTGGTCTTCGCCGACTCGGCCGGCGGCGTCGCGATGAAGGTGCTGGCCGTCATCTGGCTGTGCCTGACCGCGGTGGCGGTGTCGGGCTGGGGGATCGTCGCGCTCACCGCAGGCGTCGAGTACCCGTGGTTCCTCTGGGTCTCGGCGCCGCCCGGGGCGGTCCTGCTGACCCTGTGGCTGACCGGGATCGGCCGGCCGCGGCGCGGGAACCGGTAG
- a CDS encoding NADPH:quinone oxidoreductase family protein → MRRVLCQEFADPERLTVVQEPDPRPGPGQVLVEVEAAAVSFVDGLIARGGYQLRPPLPFTPGNAVAGRAGGERVLVLLPSFGGLTSHLVADTDLLVPVPDGVHPRIAASAAENYGTMAFALEHRVAVRPDEWVVVLGASGAIGLAAIDCARAAGARVLAVASAQGKRDAALAAGAQAAIGYDDLKTAIREHTGGGADVVVDPVGGPAAEAALRALGPGGRFCVLGFTSGEIPRLPANVVLLRNRTVVGVDWGDWSRSDPAAARDLAADVLRRIARGELHPPEPTPLPLDEVTTATRAYAERTAVGKFVLIP, encoded by the coding sequence GTGCGACGGGTGCTCTGCCAGGAGTTCGCCGATCCGGAACGGCTGACCGTCGTGCAGGAGCCCGATCCGCGGCCCGGCCCGGGTCAGGTGCTCGTCGAGGTCGAGGCGGCGGCGGTCAGCTTCGTCGACGGCCTGATCGCCCGCGGCGGCTACCAGCTGCGGCCGCCGCTGCCCTTCACCCCGGGCAACGCGGTGGCCGGACGCGCCGGCGGCGAACGCGTCCTCGTACTGCTGCCCTCGTTCGGCGGGCTCACCTCGCACCTGGTCGCCGACACCGACCTGCTGGTGCCGGTCCCGGACGGCGTGCACCCGCGGATCGCCGCCTCGGCGGCGGAGAACTACGGCACGATGGCGTTCGCCCTGGAGCACCGGGTGGCCGTCCGGCCCGACGAGTGGGTCGTGGTGCTCGGGGCGTCCGGAGCGATCGGGCTCGCCGCGATCGACTGCGCCAGGGCCGCCGGGGCCCGGGTGCTCGCCGTCGCCTCCGCGCAGGGCAAGCGGGACGCCGCGCTCGCCGCCGGCGCGCAGGCCGCGATCGGGTACGACGACCTGAAGACCGCGATCCGGGAGCACACCGGGGGCGGCGCGGACGTCGTGGTCGACCCGGTCGGCGGCCCGGCGGCCGAGGCCGCGCTGCGCGCGCTGGGGCCCGGCGGGCGGTTCTGCGTGCTCGGCTTCACCTCCGGGGAGATCCCGCGGCTGCCGGCCAACGTGGTGCTGCTGCGCAACCGGACGGTCGTCGGTGTCGACTGGGGTGACTGGTCGCGCTCCGATCCGGCGGCCGCCCGGGACCTGGCCGCCGACGTGCTGCGCCGGATCGCCCGCGGCGAGCTGCACCCGCCGGAGCCCACACCGCTCCCGCTGGACGAGGTCACCACCGCGACCCGCGCGTATGCCGAGCGCACCGCCGTCGGGAAGTTCGTGCTGATCCCCTGA
- a CDS encoding TetR/AcrR family transcriptional regulator: protein MSPDRRANGPGAQERPVDGRSTRWQAHRARRREQVVDAALLVLGREGRDLGLDQVAHEAGVTKPVIYRHFGDRAALLDAMAERATNLLMERLMPVLYDEGAIRPRIRASVGAFIGFLDESPNVDLLFRRRLPGQGGDVVDAGREFVAAALTDLLSGYLGSLGFDVPELVQVWGQSLVGAVQATAEWWLAHRTMQRDVVTEHLTALIWAQIDGIARQHGMVLDPDAPLPKVSGPK, encoded by the coding sequence GTGTCCCCCGATCGCCGCGCGAACGGTCCCGGTGCGCAGGAGCGGCCGGTCGACGGCCGGAGCACCCGCTGGCAGGCCCATCGCGCCCGCAGGCGCGAACAGGTGGTGGACGCGGCGCTGCTGGTGCTGGGGCGGGAGGGCCGGGATCTCGGTCTGGACCAGGTCGCGCACGAGGCCGGGGTGACCAAGCCGGTGATCTACCGGCACTTCGGGGACCGGGCGGCGCTGCTCGACGCGATGGCCGAGCGGGCGACGAACCTGCTGATGGAGCGGTTGATGCCGGTCCTCTACGACGAGGGGGCGATCCGGCCGCGGATCCGTGCCTCGGTCGGTGCGTTCATCGGGTTCCTCGACGAGTCGCCGAACGTCGATCTGCTCTTCCGGCGCCGGCTGCCCGGCCAGGGCGGCGACGTCGTCGACGCCGGGCGCGAGTTCGTCGCCGCCGCGCTGACCGATCTGCTGTCCGGCTATCTCGGCTCGCTGGGGTTCGACGTGCCGGAGCTGGTCCAGGTGTGGGGCCAGTCGCTGGTGGGCGCGGTCCAGGCGACCGCCGAGTGGTGGCTGGCGCACCGGACGATGCAGCGCGACGTCGTGACCGAGCACCTCACCGCCCTGATCTGGGCGCAGATCGACGGCATCGCGCGTCAGCACGGCATGGTGCTGGATCCGGACGCACCCCTCCCGAAGGTCAGTGGTCCGAAATAG
- the whiA gene encoding DNA-binding protein WhiA: MFDAERITAELHRELGAVRDDRPAVRHASVATQLRLVGEVSTADGRTVVRAEFDSPDLAVRLRRELTELYGRTGGRSDVVTAVGRPPHYLVRMTSRGSDLARATGLVDRLGRQVLGLPPAVVAGGATVAAGIWRGALLARGRIVRSSGRVRILVVCPGPAVALALVGAARALGALATGQETAGGHRVLIRDPGSADALLRATGASGVADLLLRYARIPDEAPAAAPNPMLETVNARRSAEAADRTAARVRWALDVLGPDVPPLLRDAGLLRIQHSTLSLSRLGTLADPPLSKDTVAGRLRRLVRCAEERMPDHAEQA; the protein is encoded by the coding sequence GTGTTCGATGCCGAGCGCATCACCGCGGAGCTGCACCGGGAACTCGGTGCGGTTCGTGACGACCGTCCCGCGGTCCGGCACGCGAGCGTCGCCACCCAGCTGCGGCTGGTCGGTGAGGTGTCGACGGCGGACGGCCGGACCGTCGTCCGTGCCGAGTTCGACAGTCCCGATCTCGCCGTCCGGCTGCGCCGGGAGCTGACCGAGCTCTACGGCCGCACCGGTGGCCGCAGCGACGTGGTCACCGCCGTCGGGCGCCCCCCGCACTATCTCGTCAGGATGACGTCGAGGGGCTCCGACCTGGCCAGGGCGACCGGGCTGGTGGACCGGCTCGGTCGTCAGGTGCTCGGGCTCCCGCCTGCGGTCGTCGCCGGCGGGGCGACGGTCGCGGCCGGGATCTGGCGCGGTGCGCTGCTCGCCCGTGGGCGGATCGTCCGGTCGTCCGGCCGCGTCCGGATCCTGGTGGTCTGCCCGGGGCCGGCCGTCGCGCTCGCACTGGTCGGCGCCGCACGCGCGCTCGGCGCGCTCGCCACCGGCCAGGAGACCGCGGGCGGGCACCGGGTGCTGATCCGCGATCCCGGCAGTGCCGACGCCCTGTTGCGCGCGACCGGCGCGTCCGGCGTCGCGGACCTGCTGCTCCGCTACGCCCGGATTCCGGACGAGGCGCCGGCCGCCGCGCCGAACCCGATGCTGGAGACGGTGAACGCGCGCCGCAGTGCCGAGGCGGCCGACCGGACCGCGGCCCGGGTGCGCTGGGCCCTGGACGTGCTCGGGCCGGACGTGCCGCCGCTGCTGCGCGACGCCGGGCTGCTCCGGATCCAGCACTCCACGCTGTCGCTGTCCCGGCTGGGGACGCTCGCGGATCCGCCGCTGTCCAAGGACACCGTCGCCGGCCGGTTGCGGCGGCTCGTGCGGTGCGCCGAGGAGCGGATGCCGGACCACGCCGAGCAGGCCTGA